One Parafrankia irregularis DNA window includes the following coding sequences:
- a CDS encoding DUF5701 family protein, with protein sequence MPSRAATLSTAARSASFDPGADGSAAWADPLDQAFNRQVAGLVRLGYPALAGLEATDFEALCEPLRTVAHAAMPGPYRPATRSWVPFVLVVSEELVRAEDIVPLLTLSGRADAGTVDRNHGEGGLAPYRPLPILNLPRSDVYLLTDVERGEEFRGIRPADALPAVLERRRTPLTIHEGIALVTHFPEVLEKNNCFMLSGSRRGDRRVPAMWISGRAPKLGWCWEGNPHTWLGTASAAARHA encoded by the coding sequence ATGCCGAGCCGCGCTGCGACGTTGAGCACCGCCGCGCGAAGCGCCTCGTTCGATCCGGGCGCGGACGGATCCGCCGCCTGGGCCGATCCGCTCGACCAGGCGTTCAACAGGCAGGTAGCGGGACTGGTGCGGTTGGGATACCCGGCACTGGCCGGCCTGGAGGCCACGGACTTCGAGGCGCTCTGCGAGCCGCTGCGGACCGTGGCCCACGCCGCCATGCCCGGTCCCTACCGCCCCGCGACCCGTTCCTGGGTTCCGTTCGTCCTGGTCGTGTCGGAGGAGCTCGTCCGGGCCGAGGACATCGTGCCGTTGCTCACCCTCTCCGGCCGGGCCGACGCCGGGACCGTGGACCGCAACCACGGTGAGGGAGGACTCGCGCCCTACCGACCACTGCCGATCCTGAACCTGCCGCGTTCCGACGTCTATCTGCTGACCGACGTCGAACGCGGTGAGGAGTTCCGCGGGATCCGACCCGCGGACGCGCTACCCGCCGTGCTGGAGCGCAGGCGCACACCGCTGACGATCCACGAGGGCATCGCCCTGGTCACCCATTTCCCGGAGGTGCTGGAGAAGAACAACTGCTTCATGCTCTCCGGATCACGGCGGGGGGACCGGAGGGTACCGGCGATGTGGATCTCCGGGCGGGCACCGAAGCTGGGCTGGTGCTGGGAGGGCAACCCCCACACCTGGCTGGGGACGGCCTCCGCCGCCGCCCGGCACGCCTGA